Proteins encoded in a region of the Heterodontus francisci isolate sHetFra1 chromosome 19, sHetFra1.hap1, whole genome shotgun sequence genome:
- the pde12 gene encoding 2',5'-phosphodiesterase 12 isoform X1 codes for MCGLVSSVVRGLPSPGLLRIGAFFASGSGVAAMQKAVVRCVPSETKLTISLLLDGGQRHMQREQSESLQTALGRIAHNLLKAQAKSRKGRKAAQAQDLVVAPAVILYQGDQPVPGDTSNAEAWQDGAVLQVGETRYRVERNPPTLTQLQLPTSILAGFPVCPKIEMEFGEPSDSLFEWLKEAAGGWEPAGTGRVFTPSNSHIGLKLKLKCNPGNGRRYGTAMELESDGTVEAGPGACTFDSRHWFTRQATEEPLLRVVSYNILADVYAQTEFSRSTLYPYCAPYALDVDYRQNLIKKELSGYNADIICLQEVDKNVFTNSLSPALEAFGFQGVFRIKEKQHEGLATFFRASKYRLLSQNDVTFSEALASDPLHFELLERISANPSVKEKVLQRSTSFQVCVLQSLKDSSKKLCIGNTHLYWHPKGGHIRLVQIAVAFRHLQQVATEIYPDAPVIFCGDFNSTPNTGLYDFVTKGNISADHPDWTSNGEEERCSMSLTHSFKLKSACGEPSYTNYVGGFQGCLDYIFIDRNMFEVFQVIPFPSHEEITCHLALPSVSHPSDHIALICDLKCK; via the exons ATGTGCGGCTTGGTCAGCAGCGTCGTCCGCGGCCTACCCTCTCCCGGCTTGCTGCGGATTGGTGCCTTCTTCGCCTCGGGGTCGGGGGTGGCGGCCATGCAGAAAGCGGTTGTCCGCTGTGTCCCGAGTGAGACCAAGTTGACCATCTCGCTGCTGTTGGACGGCGGCCAGCGACACATGCAGCGGGAGCAGAGCGAGAGCCTGCAGACCGCGCTCGGCCGCATCGCCCACAACCTGCTCAAAGCGCAGGCCAAGTCCCGGAAAGGCAGGAAGGCGGCCCAGGCCCAGGACCTGGTCGTGGCCCCGGCCGTGATACTATACCAGGGAGATCAACCGGTGCCCGGGGATACGAGTAACGCCGAGGCCTGGCAGGATGGGGCCGTCTTACAGGTGGGGGAGACCCGGTATCGAGTGGAGAGAAACCCGCCCACCCTGACCCAGCTCCAGTTACCCACCTCAATCCTGGCCGGGTTCCCGGTCTGCCCCAAAATAGAAATGGAGTTCGGGGAGCCGTCCGACTCCTTGTTTGAGTGGCTGAAGGAAGCGGCCGGGGGCTGGGAGCCGGCGGGTACCGGCCGGGTCTTCACCCCCAGTAACAGCCACATCGGCCTGAAACTGAAGCTGAAGTGTAACCCGGGCAACGGGCGGCGGTACGGGACTGCGATGGAGCTGGAAAGCGACGGCACGGTGGAGGCCGGGCCGGGCGCTTGTACCTTCGACAGCCGCCACTGGTTTACTCGCCAGGCCACGGAGGAGCCGCTGCTCCGGGTGGTTTCCTACAACATTTTGGCCGATGTGTACGCTCAAACCGAGTTCTCCAGGAGCACCCTGTATCCTTACTGCGCGCCATATGCACTGGATGTTGACTACAGGCAGAACCTGATCAAGAAGGAGCTCAGCGGCTACAACGCCGATATCATCTGCCTCCAGGAGGTGGATAAGAATGTATTCACCAACAGCCTATCGCCGGCCCTGGAGGCTTTTGGCTTTCAAGGAGTGTTTCGGATCAAGGAGAAGCAACACGAAGGTCTCGCAACTTTCTTCAGAGCCTCCAAGTACCGTCTGTTAAGTCAGAATGATGTGACCTTTAGCGAGGCTCTGGCTTCAGACCCCTTGCACTTCGAGCTTTTGGAAAGGATTTCTGCAAATCCCAGTGTCAAAGAAAAGGTGTTGCAAAGATCAACCTCTTTCCAG GTTTGTGTACTACAGTCTCTTAAAGATTCATCAAAGAAGTTGTGCATTGGTAATACTCATCTCTACTGGCACCCTAAAG GAGGACACATTCGTCTTGTTCAGATAGCAGTCGCCTTTCGTCACCTTCAACAAGTTGCAACAGAGATATATCCTGATGCACCAGTAATTTTTTGTGGTGACTTTAATAGCACTCCAAATACAGGCTTATATGATTTTGTCACCAAGGGAAACATTTCTGCTGATCACCCAGACTGGACTTCAAATGGTGAGGAAGAACGGTGTAGCATGTCCCTTACCCACTCGTTTAAACTAAAAAGTGCTTGTGGAGAACCTTCTTACACAAATTATGTAGGTGGCTTCCAAGGTTGCTTAGACTATATTTTCATAGATAGGAACATGTTTGAAGTTTTTCAGGTTATTCCTTTTCCAAGTCATGAGGAAATCACCTGCCATTTGGCTCTGCCAAGTGTTTCACACCCTTCAGATCATATTGCACTtatttgtgatctgaaatgcaaatAA
- the pde12 gene encoding 2',5'-phosphodiesterase 12 isoform X2, whose product MCGLVSSVVRGLPSPGLLRIGAFFASGSGVAAMQKAVVRCVPSETKLTISLLLDGGQRHMQREQSESLQTALGRIAHNLLKAQAKSRKGRKAAQAQDLVVAPAVILYQGDQPVPGDTSNAEAWQDGAVLQVGETRYRVERNPPTLTQLQLPTSILAGFPVCPKIEMEFGEPSDSLFEWLKEAAGGWEPAGTGRVFTPSNSHIGLKLKLKCNPGNGRRYGTAMELESDGTVEAGPGACTFDSRHWFTRQATEEPLLRVVSYNILADVYAQTEFSRSTLYPYCAPYALDVDYRQNLIKKELSGYNADIICLQEVDKNVFTNSLSPALEAFGFQGVFRIKEKQHEGLATFFRASKYRLLSQNDVTFSEALASDPLHFELLERISANPSVKEKVLQRSTSFQVCVLQSLKDSSKKLCIGNTHLYWHPKGGHIRLVQIAVAFRHLQQVATEIYPDAPVIFCGDFNSTPNTGLYDFVTKGNISADHPDWTSNGTISSWRILRL is encoded by the exons ATGTGCGGCTTGGTCAGCAGCGTCGTCCGCGGCCTACCCTCTCCCGGCTTGCTGCGGATTGGTGCCTTCTTCGCCTCGGGGTCGGGGGTGGCGGCCATGCAGAAAGCGGTTGTCCGCTGTGTCCCGAGTGAGACCAAGTTGACCATCTCGCTGCTGTTGGACGGCGGCCAGCGACACATGCAGCGGGAGCAGAGCGAGAGCCTGCAGACCGCGCTCGGCCGCATCGCCCACAACCTGCTCAAAGCGCAGGCCAAGTCCCGGAAAGGCAGGAAGGCGGCCCAGGCCCAGGACCTGGTCGTGGCCCCGGCCGTGATACTATACCAGGGAGATCAACCGGTGCCCGGGGATACGAGTAACGCCGAGGCCTGGCAGGATGGGGCCGTCTTACAGGTGGGGGAGACCCGGTATCGAGTGGAGAGAAACCCGCCCACCCTGACCCAGCTCCAGTTACCCACCTCAATCCTGGCCGGGTTCCCGGTCTGCCCCAAAATAGAAATGGAGTTCGGGGAGCCGTCCGACTCCTTGTTTGAGTGGCTGAAGGAAGCGGCCGGGGGCTGGGAGCCGGCGGGTACCGGCCGGGTCTTCACCCCCAGTAACAGCCACATCGGCCTGAAACTGAAGCTGAAGTGTAACCCGGGCAACGGGCGGCGGTACGGGACTGCGATGGAGCTGGAAAGCGACGGCACGGTGGAGGCCGGGCCGGGCGCTTGTACCTTCGACAGCCGCCACTGGTTTACTCGCCAGGCCACGGAGGAGCCGCTGCTCCGGGTGGTTTCCTACAACATTTTGGCCGATGTGTACGCTCAAACCGAGTTCTCCAGGAGCACCCTGTATCCTTACTGCGCGCCATATGCACTGGATGTTGACTACAGGCAGAACCTGATCAAGAAGGAGCTCAGCGGCTACAACGCCGATATCATCTGCCTCCAGGAGGTGGATAAGAATGTATTCACCAACAGCCTATCGCCGGCCCTGGAGGCTTTTGGCTTTCAAGGAGTGTTTCGGATCAAGGAGAAGCAACACGAAGGTCTCGCAACTTTCTTCAGAGCCTCCAAGTACCGTCTGTTAAGTCAGAATGATGTGACCTTTAGCGAGGCTCTGGCTTCAGACCCCTTGCACTTCGAGCTTTTGGAAAGGATTTCTGCAAATCCCAGTGTCAAAGAAAAGGTGTTGCAAAGATCAACCTCTTTCCAG GTTTGTGTACTACAGTCTCTTAAAGATTCATCAAAGAAGTTGTGCATTGGTAATACTCATCTCTACTGGCACCCTAAAG GAGGACACATTCGTCTTGTTCAGATAGCAGTCGCCTTTCGTCACCTTCAACAAGTTGCAACAGAGATATATCCTGATGCACCAGTAATTTTTTGTGGTGACTTTAATAGCACTCCAAATACAGGCTTATATGATTTTGTCACCAAGGGAAACATTTCTGCTGATCACCCAGACTGGACTTCAAATG